The following proteins are co-located in the Dyadobacter chenwenxiniae genome:
- a CDS encoding efflux RND transporter permease subunit, with translation MKFEEYKTLSFTNWCVENRTTIYIFTFIITLAGFMVYNNLPKEQFPDIKIPQIYINTIYFGTAPADIENTINKPIEKQLKSLNGVKKIKSNALQDVSVILVEFTPDVAVEVALQRVRDAIDKAKTDLPQNLDSGPTAQDVNFSEFPIMNVNIAGNFSLKQLKQYAEDLQDGIEALPEITRVDILGALNREIQINVNLDRMKSSGLTFFDVQSAIQSENINVSGGELNVQGVRRTLRVKGEYTNVADMANIRIRTATGATVRLGDVAEVSDNFEEQQDFARLANKTVITLNVIKRSGENLVEAADKIENVIADFKENRFPPGLDVKITADQSIQTRADLHDLINTVVLGFIFVVMVLMFFMGVRDAIFVGLSVPLSALVAFVMMPVIGPLVGTEFTLNTIVLFAFLLGIGLVVDDAIVVIENTHRLFNNHKDWTIQQAVKAAAGEVFIPVLSGTLTTIAPFFPLLFWTGIVGEFMKFMPLTLIITLGASLFVAYVMNPVFAVSFMGRHDDEKEAHDTSFKAIRRPLIILVVAALIGYLIDRGVGNFFVFILILWVFNHYILTPRILVPFQDRLLPSLKNGYRKLIDWLLRGWRPVVAILIVFGLLVFTFVLTGIVQPKVLFFPSGDPDYVYVYNKLPIGTDARVTDSVTKIIEKRVFDVLEKEKAMDMVNSVIANVGKNAGDPYNPDRSATPHKSKVTVAFVYGTERGGRSSEAILRKIREAVKGIPGAEISVEREAVGPPTGKPISIEISGDDFEVLQKLEKSVLQKVQQSGIEGIDQLRSDLVTNKPEIVIDIDREKAQREGISSQQIALAVRTALFGLEVSKFRDDKDEYPIMVRLEKDDREQIEKLLSLNVVYRDMNMGGALRQVPITSVANIHYSTTFSQINRQDQSRIVTLGSDVLPGYNANEIVAQIQALIQDMEVPNGYIIKMGGEQEEQNESMAFLGTAFGAAILLIYLILATQFNSVVKPFIIFFTILLSLIGVLLGFIIFNKDFSIIMSGVGIIALAGIVVKNGILLIEFIEELRGRGYPMREAIIEGGAIRLTPVLLTASAAVLGLVPLALGITVDFVGLFRNLEPHLIVGGPSSIFWNILAWTIIFGLTFSTLLTLIMVPCMYYVNERVRDKWFRKGKKEVVNPNWQNETI, from the coding sequence ATGAAATTCGAAGAATATAAAACCCTAAGCTTCACCAATTGGTGCGTAGAGAATCGGACGACGATTTACATCTTTACGTTCATCATTACGCTTGCCGGGTTTATGGTCTATAATAACCTGCCCAAAGAGCAGTTTCCGGATATCAAGATCCCGCAGATCTATATCAACACGATTTACTTCGGGACAGCGCCTGCGGATATCGAAAACACGATTAACAAACCCATTGAAAAGCAGTTGAAATCGCTGAATGGGGTTAAGAAAATTAAATCCAATGCATTGCAGGACGTTTCGGTAATCCTGGTTGAGTTTACGCCGGACGTGGCTGTGGAAGTTGCACTCCAGCGAGTCAGGGATGCGATTGACAAAGCCAAAACGGACTTACCGCAAAACCTGGATTCAGGCCCGACGGCACAAGATGTGAACTTCTCGGAGTTCCCGATCATGAACGTCAACATTGCGGGTAACTTCTCACTGAAACAGTTGAAGCAATACGCCGAAGATTTGCAGGATGGAATCGAAGCGCTGCCTGAGATTACGCGTGTGGATATTTTAGGTGCATTGAACCGCGAAATCCAGATCAATGTAAACCTGGACCGCATGAAATCATCCGGTCTGACATTCTTCGACGTGCAAAGTGCAATTCAGAGTGAAAACATCAACGTTTCGGGTGGTGAACTTAATGTACAGGGTGTCCGCAGAACGCTTCGTGTTAAGGGTGAGTATACCAATGTTGCCGACATGGCAAACATTCGAATCCGGACTGCAACAGGCGCAACGGTGCGCCTGGGCGATGTAGCCGAAGTGTCTGACAACTTTGAGGAGCAACAGGATTTTGCCCGTTTGGCCAACAAAACAGTAATCACGTTGAACGTCATCAAGCGTTCCGGTGAAAACCTGGTGGAAGCCGCAGACAAGATTGAAAACGTAATCGCCGACTTTAAAGAAAACCGCTTTCCTCCGGGATTGGATGTGAAGATCACTGCCGATCAATCCATTCAAACGAGGGCCGATTTGCATGACCTTATCAACACCGTTGTGCTTGGTTTTATCTTCGTCGTAATGGTGCTTATGTTCTTCATGGGCGTTCGTGATGCGATTTTTGTCGGACTTTCCGTACCGCTTTCCGCATTGGTTGCGTTCGTAATGATGCCGGTCATTGGGCCATTGGTAGGAACGGAATTTACGTTGAACACCATTGTTCTTTTCGCATTCCTGCTCGGAATCGGGCTTGTGGTGGATGATGCGATTGTGGTAATTGAAAACACGCACAGGCTATTCAACAACCATAAAGACTGGACGATTCAGCAAGCCGTGAAAGCTGCCGCAGGTGAAGTTTTTATTCCCGTGCTTTCCGGAACATTAACAACCATTGCGCCATTTTTCCCACTGCTTTTCTGGACGGGAATAGTCGGGGAATTCATGAAATTCATGCCGCTGACGCTCATTATTACCCTGGGCGCGTCGCTTTTTGTGGCCTACGTAATGAACCCGGTGTTTGCGGTGTCATTCATGGGTCGTCACGACGATGAAAAAGAAGCCCACGACACGAGTTTCAAAGCCATTCGCAGGCCATTGATTATCCTGGTCGTAGCGGCATTGATTGGTTATCTGATCGACCGCGGGGTTGGTAACTTCTTCGTATTCATACTCATTCTTTGGGTTTTCAACCATTATATCCTGACACCAAGAATTCTGGTCCCATTCCAGGACCGCTTGTTGCCTTCTTTGAAAAATGGCTATCGCAAGTTGATCGACTGGCTTTTGAGAGGCTGGAGACCTGTTGTCGCTATTCTGATCGTGTTCGGTCTGCTGGTATTTACGTTCGTGCTGACTGGTATCGTTCAACCCAAAGTTCTTTTCTTCCCAAGTGGTGATCCCGATTACGTTTATGTTTACAATAAATTGCCGATAGGAACAGATGCGCGGGTGACAGATTCTGTGACCAAGATCATTGAGAAGCGTGTTTTTGATGTTTTGGAAAAAGAAAAAGCGATGGATATGGTGAACTCCGTAATTGCCAATGTTGGTAAAAACGCGGGAGACCCTTATAACCCAGACCGTTCTGCAACGCCGCATAAATCAAAAGTAACCGTTGCATTTGTATACGGAACCGAGCGCGGCGGACGATCATCAGAAGCCATTCTTCGCAAAATCCGTGAAGCCGTGAAAGGCATTCCGGGAGCCGAAATTTCGGTTGAACGCGAGGCAGTAGGACCTCCCACCGGAAAGCCGATCTCGATCGAGATTTCAGGTGATGATTTTGAGGTGCTTCAAAAACTTGAAAAAAGCGTTTTGCAAAAGGTGCAGCAATCGGGCATAGAAGGAATTGATCAATTGCGCTCGGATCTGGTAACAAACAAACCTGAGATCGTCATCGACATTGACCGTGAAAAAGCACAACGCGAAGGCATTAGTTCCCAGCAAATCGCGCTTGCCGTCCGCACCGCACTTTTCGGTCTGGAAGTCTCCAAATTCAGGGATGACAAGGACGAATATCCGATCATGGTAAGGTTGGAAAAAGATGACCGCGAGCAAATTGAAAAACTTTTGAGCCTGAATGTGGTTTACCGGGACATGAATATGGGTGGTGCATTGCGCCAGGTTCCGATCACTTCCGTTGCCAACATTCATTATTCAACGACTTTCAGCCAGATCAACCGCCAGGACCAAAGCCGGATTGTAACATTAGGCTCGGACGTCTTGCCTGGCTATAATGCGAACGAAATCGTGGCGCAAATCCAGGCATTGATCCAGGATATGGAAGTTCCAAATGGTTATATTATCAAAATGGGCGGCGAGCAGGAAGAGCAGAATGAGTCTATGGCGTTCCTTGGAACTGCATTTGGCGCAGCGATCTTACTGATCTATTTGATCCTCGCAACCCAGTTCAACTCGGTTGTAAAGCCATTCATTATTTTCTTTACGATCCTGTTATCGTTGATTGGTGTATTGCTCGGCTTTATCATTTTCAATAAGGATTTTTCCATCATTATGTCAGGCGTCGGTATCATTGCACTGGCCGGGATTGTGGTGAAAAATGGTATCCTGCTCATTGAGTTTATCGAAGAGCTACGTGGGCGGGGCTACCCGATGCGCGAAGCCATCATCGAAGGCGGAGCGATCAGGTTAACGCCCGTATTGCTGACAGCCTCGGCTGCTGTGTTGGGCCTTGTGCCATTGGCTTTGGGTATCACGGTTGACTTCGTAGGTCTTTTCAGGAATCTGGAACCACACCTGATCGTCGGCGGACCAAGCTCCATTTTCTGGAACATTCTAGCCTGGACCATCATTTTCGGTCTTACATTCTCGACATTACTTACATTGATCATGGTTCCATGCATGTATTATGTCAACGAGCGTGTCCGCGACAAGTGGTTCAGAAAAGGCAAGAAAGAAGTTGTGAACCCCAACTGGCAAAACGAAACTATTTAA
- a CDS encoding efflux RND transporter periplasmic adaptor subunit: protein MKRNILIITAMTVLLTACGGGEKKEGLDGKKEELAKLKAERAENEKKIKALEIEITKLDPNKAAEAKVKPVTIDTLNAETFRHYVELQGTVDAKNNVLVTPKTGGAIVAMYVKEGDYVKAGGIIGKIDNSILSESVEELKTQMSLANTIYEKQKNLWDQKIGTEIQYLQAKNNKESLERRMSTLNSQLAQTSIVSPMAGVVDMVNVKVGETASPGVGVVRIVNLSNLKVIAKVSDTYAASVKKGDEVIVKFPDLKKEYKARITFVSTAVDPLSRTFTIEANLPTSKDIKPNMMAQVQINDAISKNALAIDQNYVQSTEKGNVVYVAVTEGNKKVAKAKEVKTGLSYNGKVEILSGLTAGDQLITLGYQEVSDGQPISF from the coding sequence ATGAAACGAAATATTTTAATTATTACAGCCATGACCGTCCTGCTTACAGCGTGCGGCGGAGGAGAAAAGAAAGAAGGGTTGGACGGTAAAAAAGAAGAACTGGCCAAGCTTAAGGCAGAGCGTGCAGAGAATGAGAAAAAAATCAAAGCGCTTGAAATTGAGATTACCAAATTAGATCCCAACAAGGCAGCAGAAGCGAAGGTAAAACCGGTTACCATTGATACGTTGAATGCTGAAACATTCCGCCATTACGTGGAATTGCAGGGAACGGTGGATGCTAAAAATAATGTGCTGGTAACGCCAAAAACAGGCGGCGCCATTGTCGCAATGTATGTAAAAGAAGGTGATTACGTAAAGGCAGGAGGCATCATCGGGAAAATTGACAACAGCATTCTATCTGAATCCGTAGAAGAGCTAAAAACACAAATGTCGCTCGCCAACACGATTTATGAAAAGCAAAAAAATCTTTGGGACCAGAAAATCGGTACCGAGATTCAATATCTGCAAGCCAAAAACAACAAGGAGTCTCTGGAAAGAAGAATGAGCACGTTGAACAGTCAACTGGCGCAAACCAGCATTGTATCGCCAATGGCCGGTGTGGTTGATATGGTCAATGTAAAAGTGGGAGAAACAGCTTCCCCGGGCGTTGGCGTAGTGCGGATTGTAAACCTGAGCAATCTGAAAGTAATTGCAAAAGTATCTGACACATACGCAGCCAGCGTGAAAAAAGGCGATGAAGTGATTGTGAAATTCCCTGATCTTAAAAAGGAATATAAAGCAAGAATCACTTTCGTAAGCACTGCCGTGGACCCATTGTCGCGGACATTCACAATTGAAGCCAACCTTCCAACGAGCAAAGACATCAAGCCTAACATGATGGCGCAGGTGCAGATCAATGATGCGATCAGCAAAAATGCTTTGGCGATCGATCAGAACTATGTGCAGAGCACGGAAAAAGGGAATGTTGTATATGTGGCTGTAACCGAGGGCAATAAGAAAGTGGCCAAGGCAAAAGAAGTGAAAACCGGTTTGAGCTACAACGGAAAAGTAGAAATCCTGTCCGGCCTCACCGCAGGCGACCAGCTGATCACATTGGGTTACCAGGAAGTCTCCGACGGTCAACCAATTAGTTTTTAA
- a CDS encoding TolC family protein, with protein sequence MKNDQIIRRSLMLLAILLSFVPLHAQDGNFSLEQAVDYAIKHNLNIKNAQLDATSAEARIGEIRAAGLPQVSATVSVTNNIIIPRFFLPGGSLDPNTPPDAPPAALEFGIPWQGAASANLNQLIFNGSYFIGLKAAATYRELAQKSTTSSKVCVAEAVTKAYYSAQVAEERAKLLDLNISRVDSLMRETKAMNASGFVELLDVNRLEVQINNLQTERQKVQNLIELSYALLKFQMGMPANEPIKLTDDINAVNVDSLRAESANSDLSYENRIEYSLLNTQEKLAGLDLRNVRSGYLPSVSASLGYGYNAGADKFSQLFTNNWFPNMVLAINLNIPIFDGFSKKYQINQKKIAIDKVKNNQTLLKQSIDLENNQASISIKNAFATLETQKRNLTLAEEIVRVSKIKYKEGVGSNIEVINAESSLKEAQTNYFTALYDLMIAKVDLSRAKGELYTEK encoded by the coding sequence ATGAAAAATGACCAAATAATACGCCGTAGCCTGATGCTGCTGGCGATCTTACTCAGCTTTGTCCCGCTTCACGCCCAGGACGGGAATTTTTCGCTCGAACAAGCCGTGGATTATGCTATCAAGCATAATTTGAACATTAAAAACGCACAACTGGATGCAACATCTGCCGAAGCACGGATTGGTGAAATCAGAGCGGCTGGTTTGCCGCAGGTAAGCGCAACTGTTTCCGTAACCAATAACATTATTATACCGCGATTTTTCCTTCCCGGAGGCAGTTTGGATCCCAACACACCGCCGGACGCACCACCGGCAGCGCTAGAATTCGGGATTCCGTGGCAGGGCGCAGCATCCGCTAATTTAAACCAGCTTATTTTCAACGGTTCTTATTTTATCGGACTAAAAGCTGCCGCAACTTATCGTGAACTGGCGCAGAAGAGCACAACTTCGTCGAAAGTGTGCGTAGCGGAGGCGGTTACAAAAGCTTATTACTCTGCGCAAGTGGCGGAAGAACGGGCTAAACTACTTGATCTCAACATTTCCCGGGTGGACTCGCTCATGCGTGAGACCAAGGCAATGAATGCCAGCGGTTTCGTGGAGCTTCTGGATGTAAACCGGCTTGAAGTGCAGATCAACAACCTACAAACCGAACGTCAAAAGGTGCAAAATCTCATTGAGCTTAGCTATGCACTGTTGAAATTTCAGATGGGAATGCCTGCTAATGAGCCTATTAAGCTGACCGACGACATTAATGCAGTGAATGTGGATTCGCTGAGAGCAGAATCTGCAAACTCCGACCTCAGCTATGAAAACCGCATTGAATACTCATTACTGAATACACAAGAAAAACTGGCCGGCTTGGATCTGCGCAATGTAAGAAGCGGTTACCTGCCCAGTGTATCGGCTTCTTTGGGCTACGGATACAATGCTGGTGCGGATAAGTTTTCGCAATTATTTACCAACAACTGGTTTCCCAACATGGTGCTGGCGATCAACCTGAACATCCCAATCTTCGACGGTTTTTCCAAAAAATACCAGATTAACCAGAAAAAGATTGCCATTGATAAGGTGAAAAACAACCAGACATTGCTGAAACAGTCGATTGATCTAGAAAACAACCAGGCGAGTATCAGCATCAAAAATGCATTCGCAACGCTGGAAACGCAAAAGCGGAACCTGACGCTGGCTGAGGAAATCGTTCGCGTCTCAAAAATCAAGTATAAAGAAGGTGTTGGTTCCAACATTGAGGTGATCAATGCAGAATCTTCACTGAAAGAAGCGCAGACAAACTACTTTACAGCACTTTACGACCTGATGATCGCCAAAGTTGACCTGAGCAGAGCCAAAGGAGAACTTTATACTGAAAAATAA
- a CDS encoding TetR/AcrR family transcriptional regulator has product MKERIIKSALNLFWRYGIKSVTMDDIAKDLGISKRTIYQHYSDKEAILALVIQKQIMDQKCEMEKLEEKATNPIEQMMYSSTQMQNTLSDMNPALLYDLKKYYPTAWEQFETYKHEFLLKSIQENLIIGIEQGLYRPDIDVDVLALLRIEQIVMAFDPTIFPQKKFSMMHTQMQFLLHFLRGILSEKGFEYYNTIKDRSAIEINTHEK; this is encoded by the coding sequence GTGAAAGAGCGAATAATAAAATCAGCCTTAAATCTTTTCTGGCGCTATGGAATCAAGAGCGTTACCATGGACGATATTGCCAAAGATCTGGGGATTTCGAAGCGGACCATTTACCAGCACTATTCAGACAAAGAGGCCATTTTGGCATTGGTGATCCAGAAACAAATTATGGACCAAAAGTGCGAAATGGAGAAGTTGGAAGAGAAAGCAACCAACCCGATTGAGCAAATGATGTACTCATCGACACAAATGCAAAACACGCTTTCGGACATGAATCCGGCTTTGTTGTACGACCTGAAAAAATACTATCCGACGGCCTGGGAGCAGTTTGAGACCTATAAACATGAATTTTTACTCAAAAGCATTCAGGAAAACCTGATTATAGGCATTGAGCAGGGTCTCTACAGACCGGACATTGATGTGGATGTGCTCGCACTACTCCGTATTGAACAGATAGTGATGGCTTTCGACCCGACTATCTTCCCACAAAAAAAATTCAGCATGATGCATACCCAGATGCAATTCCTGCTCCATTTTTTAAGGGGAATTTTATCAGAAAAAGGATTTGAATATTACAACACCATAAAAGACAGATCAGCAATTGAAATCAATACCCATGAAAAATGA
- a CDS encoding arginine decarboxylase produces the protein MKSYIDLIQQTFEFPTMEFNVDNNELLFNNVPLMDIIKEHGTPLKINYLPKIGEHIENANMFFRNAFKRHNYKGSYTYCYCTKSSHFSFVLEEALKHNIHLETSSSFDIPIIRELYRRGKVTKSTYILANGYKLPRYTQYLSELINEGFNVIPILDNLKEIESYEQQVTADTVNFGMRIATDEEPNFAFYTSRLGIRYNDVQQLYKEKIESNPKFKLKMLHFFINTGIKDSAYYWSELTRFMFKYCEMQKICPELDSIDIGGGLPIQTSLQAGYDYQQMIDEIIENIQWICNKNNVPVPHIFTEFGSYTVGESGAVIYEIIDKKLQNDKELWYMINGSFITQLPDSWGMNQKYIMLPINNWDSPYQKVNLGGLTCDSQDFYNSEMHSADLYMPIFEEDSEKQYIGFFHTGAYQESLGGYGGIQHCLIPAPKHVLVDKDEDGKIVTRVFAEEQNSDSMLKILGFKEESFVVPERNVGTEMQPIEEEEELVETKI, from the coding sequence ATGAAAAGCTACATTGACCTGATTCAGCAGACGTTCGAGTTTCCTACAATGGAGTTTAACGTCGATAATAATGAATTGCTGTTCAACAATGTACCACTGATGGATATCATCAAAGAACATGGTACGCCGTTAAAAATCAATTATCTGCCGAAAATAGGGGAGCATATCGAAAATGCGAATATGTTTTTTCGGAATGCATTCAAAAGACATAATTACAAAGGAAGCTACACTTATTGTTACTGCACAAAGTCTTCGCATTTCAGCTTTGTGCTGGAAGAGGCTTTGAAGCATAATATACATCTCGAAACTTCTTCGTCTTTTGATATTCCCATTATCCGCGAATTGTATCGCCGGGGCAAAGTAACCAAAAGCACTTATATTCTTGCCAATGGTTACAAACTGCCACGTTATACGCAGTATCTGAGTGAGTTGATCAACGAAGGTTTTAATGTTATCCCGATTTTGGATAACCTTAAAGAGATTGAATCATACGAACAGCAGGTTACGGCGGATACGGTCAATTTCGGGATGCGCATTGCAACGGATGAAGAGCCCAATTTTGCTTTTTATACGTCTCGTCTGGGAATCCGCTACAATGATGTTCAGCAGCTTTATAAGGAGAAGATCGAATCTAATCCGAAGTTTAAGCTGAAAATGCTCCATTTCTTTATTAATACGGGCATTAAAGACAGTGCATACTATTGGAGTGAGCTTACGAGGTTTATGTTCAAATACTGCGAAATGCAGAAAATTTGCCCTGAACTAGACTCGATCGACATTGGCGGCGGGTTACCGATCCAAACCTCATTGCAAGCCGGATATGATTACCAGCAAATGATCGACGAGATCATTGAGAACATCCAGTGGATCTGCAACAAGAATAATGTTCCTGTTCCGCACATTTTCACTGAGTTTGGAAGTTACACAGTAGGTGAAAGCGGTGCGGTAATATATGAAATCATTGATAAGAAGCTTCAAAATGACAAGGAGCTTTGGTATATGATTAATGGTTCTTTCATTACGCAGCTTCCTGATTCTTGGGGCATGAACCAGAAATACATCATGCTGCCGATCAATAACTGGGATAGTCCTTATCAAAAGGTCAATCTTGGTGGATTAACGTGTGATTCGCAGGATTTCTATAACAGTGAAATGCACAGCGCCGACTTGTATATGCCGATTTTCGAAGAAGATTCGGAGAAGCAGTACATTGGATTTTTCCACACGGGCGCTTACCAGGAATCTCTCGGAGGCTATGGCGGCATTCAACATTGCCTCATTCCGGCGCCCAAACACGTTTTGGTTGATAAGGACGAAGATGGCAAGATCGTCACACGCGTTTTCGCCGAAGAGCAAAACAGCGATTCAATGCTTAAAATATTAGGCTTTAAAGAGGAGTCGTTTGTTGTTCCGGAAAGGAATGTGGGAACGGAAATGCAGCCGATCGAGGAAGAGGAAGAATTGGTAGAAACAAAAATCTGA
- a CDS encoding D-glycero-alpha-D-manno-heptose-1,7-bisphosphate 7-phosphatase — protein MPLSKTKCIFLDRDGVLNEDCPDYLYELQKLVIPEGVVEALQALKKAGYLLIVITNQAGIAKGLYTSDNVYAIHEAMQQASGNALDDLYFSPYHPNVSGISLSRKPGSLMLEKAIAKYNIDVEQSWMIGDRDRDMEAGRNAGVKTIQIVPETEASTGDFAAVSFFEAAKIILEGEI, from the coding sequence ATGCCGTTATCTAAAACTAAATGCATCTTCCTCGACCGCGACGGAGTGCTGAATGAGGATTGCCCGGATTATTTGTATGAGCTGCAAAAGCTGGTTATTCCCGAAGGCGTTGTAGAAGCGCTTCAAGCTCTCAAAAAGGCTGGTTATCTGTTGATTGTGATTACAAATCAGGCTGGGATTGCGAAGGGGCTTTATACTTCGGATAATGTGTATGCCATTCATGAAGCGATGCAACAGGCATCTGGAAACGCATTGGATGACCTTTATTTCTCGCCTTATCACCCTAATGTTTCCGGCATTTCACTTTCCAGAAAGCCTGGCTCGCTGATGCTGGAAAAGGCAATTGCAAAATATAATATAGATGTGGAGCAGTCCTGGATGATTGGGGACCGGGACAGGGATATGGAGGCTGGAAGAAATGCGGGTGTAAAAACAATTCAGATTGTTCCTGAAACAGAAGCTTCAACAGGCGATTTTGCTGCGGTCAGTTTTTTTGAGGCAGCTAAAATAATCCTTGAAGGCGAGATTTAA